A genomic region of Magnolia sinica isolate HGM2019 chromosome 6, MsV1, whole genome shotgun sequence contains the following coding sequences:
- the LOC131249365 gene encoding uncharacterized protein LOC131249365 isoform X2 codes for MKRYLQSLSRIASRNPSFSFSSSSPSTSTPWNRSIFAFQSTATAPDSQESRPPIIPTERVSAIVDDISGLTLLEVADLTEILRKKFNVEEMPIMTVMMPGMAYGGTRGGAGGKGGAKAEEKKAEKTAFDLKLEGFDAASKIKIIKEVRTFTDLGLKEAKDLVEKAPTLLKKGVTKEEAVKIIEKMKEVGAKVVMESSMAQHSTWGICIYQQYSHLYSGVSVSQERSLQNSLE; via the exons ATGAAGAGGTATTTACAATCCCTTTCTAGAATCGCTTccagaaaccctagtttctccttctcctcttcctctccttctaCCTCAACGCCCTGGAACCGTTCGATCTTCGCCTTTCAATCCACAGCCACTGCCCCGGACTCACAGGAATCAAGACCGCCGATCATCCCCACCGAACGCGTCTCGGCGATCGTCGATGACATCTCCGGTCTCACCCTCCTCGAAGTCGCCGATCTCACCGAGATCCTCCGCAAGAAGTTCAACGTCGAAGAGATGCCGATCATGACCGTTATGATGCCCGGGATGGCCTACGGCGGGACCCGGGGTGGGGCGGGTGGCAAGGGCGGGGCGAAGGCGGAGGAGAAGAAGGCTGAGAAGACGGCATTCGATCTGAAGCTCGAGGGATTTGATGCCGCGTCAAAGATCAAGATCATCAAGGAGGTCAGAACTTTCACGGATTTGGGGCTCAAGGAGGCGAAGGATTTGGTGGAGAAGGCACCGACCCTGCTGAAGAAGGGGGTCACGAAAGAGGAGGCGGTGAAGATTATTGAGAAGATGAAGGAAGTCGGAGCGAAAGTTGTCATGGA GTCATCCATGGCACAGCATTCCACATGGGGCATCTGCATTTACCAACAGTACAGTCACTTGTACTCGGGAGTTTCCGTGAGCCAAGAACGGTCATTGCAGAATTCTCTAGAGTAA
- the LOC131249365 gene encoding uncharacterized protein LOC131249365 isoform X1 — MKRYLQSLSRIASRNPSFSFSSSSPSTSTPWNRSIFAFQSTATAPDSQESRPPIIPTERVSAIVDDISGLTLLEVADLTEILRKKFNVEEMPIMTVMMPGMAYGGTRGGAGGKGGAKAEEKKAEKTAFDLKLEGFDAASKIKIIKEVRTFTDLGLKEAKDLVEKAPTLLKKGVTKEEAVKIIEKMKEVGAKVVMEIELLVCSFYGRSSMAQHSTWGICIYQQYSHLYSGVSVSQERSLQNSLE; from the exons ATGAAGAGGTATTTACAATCCCTTTCTAGAATCGCTTccagaaaccctagtttctccttctcctcttcctctccttctaCCTCAACGCCCTGGAACCGTTCGATCTTCGCCTTTCAATCCACAGCCACTGCCCCGGACTCACAGGAATCAAGACCGCCGATCATCCCCACCGAACGCGTCTCGGCGATCGTCGATGACATCTCCGGTCTCACCCTCCTCGAAGTCGCCGATCTCACCGAGATCCTCCGCAAGAAGTTCAACGTCGAAGAGATGCCGATCATGACCGTTATGATGCCCGGGATGGCCTACGGCGGGACCCGGGGTGGGGCGGGTGGCAAGGGCGGGGCGAAGGCGGAGGAGAAGAAGGCTGAGAAGACGGCATTCGATCTGAAGCTCGAGGGATTTGATGCCGCGTCAAAGATCAAGATCATCAAGGAGGTCAGAACTTTCACGGATTTGGGGCTCAAGGAGGCGAAGGATTTGGTGGAGAAGGCACCGACCCTGCTGAAGAAGGGGGTCACGAAAGAGGAGGCGGTGAAGATTATTGAGAAGATGAAGGAAGTCGGAGCGAAAGTTGTCATGGA GATTGAATTATTGGTGTGCTCTTTCTACGGTAGGTCATCCATGGCACAGCATTCCACATGGGGCATCTGCATTTACCAACAGTACAGTCACTTGTACTCGGGAGTTTCCGTGAGCCAAGAACGGTCATTGCAGAATTCTCTAGAGTAA
- the LOC131249365 gene encoding uncharacterized protein LOC131249365 isoform X3, translating to MKRYLQSLSRIASRNPSFSFSSSSPSTSTPWNRSIFAFQSTATAPDSQESRPPIIPTERVSAIVDDISGLTLLEVADLTEILRKKFNVEEMPIMTVMMPGMAYGGTRGGAGGKGGAKAEEKKAEKTAFDLKLEGFDAASKIKIIKEVRTFTDLGLKEAKDLVEKAPTLLKKGVTKEEAVKIIEKMKEVGAKVVMD from the exons ATGAAGAGGTATTTACAATCCCTTTCTAGAATCGCTTccagaaaccctagtttctccttctcctcttcctctccttctaCCTCAACGCCCTGGAACCGTTCGATCTTCGCCTTTCAATCCACAGCCACTGCCCCGGACTCACAGGAATCAAGACCGCCGATCATCCCCACCGAACGCGTCTCGGCGATCGTCGATGACATCTCCGGTCTCACCCTCCTCGAAGTCGCCGATCTCACCGAGATCCTCCGCAAGAAGTTCAACGTCGAAGAGATGCCGATCATGACCGTTATGATGCCCGGGATGGCCTACGGCGGGACCCGGGGTGGGGCGGGTGGCAAGGGCGGGGCGAAGGCGGAGGAGAAGAAGGCTGAGAAGACGGCATTCGATCTGAAGCTCGAGGGATTTGATGCCGCGTCAAAGATCAAGATCATCAAGGAGGTCAGAACTTTCACGGATTTGGGGCTCAAGGAGGCGAAGGATTTGGTGGAGAAGGCACCGACCCTGCTGAAGAAGGGGGTCACGAAAGAGGAGGCGGTGAAGATTATTGAGAAGATGAAGGAAGTCGGAGCGAAAGTTGTCATGGA CTAG
- the LOC131249365 gene encoding uncharacterized protein LOC131249365 isoform X4, with protein sequence MKRYLQSLSRIASRNPSFSFSSSSPSTSTPWNRSIFAFQSTATAPDSQESRPPIIPTERVSAIVDDISGLTLLEVADLTEILRKKFNVEEMPIMTVMMPGMAYGGTRGGAGGKGGAKAEEKKAEKTAFDLKLEGFDAASKIKIIKEVRTFTDLGLKEAKDLVEKAPTLLKKGVTKEEAVKIIEKMKEVGAKVVME encoded by the exons ATGAAGAGGTATTTACAATCCCTTTCTAGAATCGCTTccagaaaccctagtttctccttctcctcttcctctccttctaCCTCAACGCCCTGGAACCGTTCGATCTTCGCCTTTCAATCCACAGCCACTGCCCCGGACTCACAGGAATCAAGACCGCCGATCATCCCCACCGAACGCGTCTCGGCGATCGTCGATGACATCTCCGGTCTCACCCTCCTCGAAGTCGCCGATCTCACCGAGATCCTCCGCAAGAAGTTCAACGTCGAAGAGATGCCGATCATGACCGTTATGATGCCCGGGATGGCCTACGGCGGGACCCGGGGTGGGGCGGGTGGCAAGGGCGGGGCGAAGGCGGAGGAGAAGAAGGCTGAGAAGACGGCATTCGATCTGAAGCTCGAGGGATTTGATGCCGCGTCAAAGATCAAGATCATCAAGGAGGTCAGAACTTTCACGGATTTGGGGCTCAAGGAGGCGAAGGATTTGGTGGAGAAGGCACCGACCCTGCTGAAGAAGGGGGTCACGAAAGAGGAGGCGGTGAAGATTATTGAGAAGATGAAGGAAGTCGGAGCGAAAGTTGTCATGGA gtag
- the LOC131249809 gene encoding pentatricopeptide repeat-containing protein At1g63330-like — MSSRRAAAAAAAAQKGKTLSSPASIEITISALDSKIIENKIPTPVKFNHLVNDLFNSIRAGAFVRLEDAVGLFNRMVCTQPLPSILTFNRLLTTIARMKHYSTVISLHREMNWLGVPSDIYTWNILLNCSCRLNGVGFGFTVLSNILKRGHEPNAATLATFIKGFCMEGRIGQASSFFLKTVEMGYPYNVVSFGILIDSLCKSGNNAMALGLLRKMEKGAGKCSPDIVVYNTIIDSLCKDGLTKEALKLFSEMVGKGILPDVCTYNSLIHGLCNLGQWKEAMSLFEEMLNRGISPNVTTFNILVNALCKEGVVKEAHGLLELMTQRGVEPDVITYNMVDKAMQLFREMPCKGLKPDVVTYNSLIHGLCNLGQWKEAMSLFEEMSNRGISPNVTTFNILVNALCEGVVKEAYGLLELMTQRGVEPDVITYSALMNGYCFIGEMDAALKIFDYMVCKGHNPCVVTYTMSINGYCKNQMVDKAMQLFREMPCKGLKPDVVTYNTLIDGLYRVRRIVAAQELFNEMQAHGQCPNLFTYTILMDGLCKSECPVEAMKLLNEMQIRGIELNNEVIGVLINGMCEARKLKYAKEIFSWASTKGLGNNVKTYNTLINGLCKEGLLEEANGLFL; from the exons ATGTCGTCGAGAAGAGCTGCCGCTGCCGCTGCCGCTGCTCAAAAGGGTAAAACTCTCTCCTCTCCAGCTTCTATTGAAATTACCATTTctgcccttgattctaaaatcATAGAGAACAAGATCCCTACTCCCGTCAAATTCAACCATTTGGTGAATGATTTATTCAATTCGATTCGAGCCGGTGCTTTTGTGAGGTTAGAGGATGCAGTGGGCCTCTTCAATCGTATGGTCTGCACGCAGCCGCTGCCTTCAATCCTGACCTTTAATCGCCTGTTAACTACTATTGCTAGAATGAAACACTATTCGACCGTGATTTCTTTGCATCGAGAGATGAATTGGTTAGGGGTCCCATCTGATATCTATACATGGAACATTCTTCTCAATTGTTCGTGCCGCTTGAATGGTGTCGGTTTCGGTTTCACTGTTCTCAGCAACATCCTGAAACGTGGCCATGAGCCAAATGCTGCGACTCTGGCTACTTTTATTAAGGGGTTTTGTATGGAAGGGCGGATTGGGCAAGCGAGTAGTTTCTTTCTGAAGACGGTAGAAATGGGATATCCTTATAATGTGGTGTCGTTCGGGATACTAATCGACAGTCTTTGCAAGTCGGGGAACAATGCAATGGCTCTTGGGTTGCTTCGGAAAATGGAGAAGGGAGCAGGTAAATGTAGTCCTGACATTGTTGTTTATAACACAATCATCGACAGTCTATGCAAAGATGGGCTTACAAAGGAGGCCCTTAAACTCTTCTCAGAAATGGTTGGTAAAGGGATTTTGCCGGATGTTTGTACTTACAATTCTTTAATTCATGGACTATGCAATTTAGGGCAATGGAAAGAAGCAATGAGTTTGTTCGAGGAAATGTTGAATCGAGGAATCTCTCCTAATGTGACAACCTTCAACATACTGGTGAATGCTCTTTGCAAAGAAGGAGTGGTTAAAGAAGCCCATGGATTACTAGAATTGATGACTCAGAGAGGTGTGGAGCCTGATGTAATCACATACAAT ATGGTAGATAAGGCTATGCAGCTTTTCCGAGAAATGCCTTGCAAGGGATTGAAGCCCGATGTTGTTACTTATAATTCTTTAATTCACGGACTATGCAATTTAGGGCAATGGAAAGAAGCAATGAGTCTGTTCGAGGAAATGTCGAATCGAGGAATCTCTCCTAATGTGACAACCTTCAACATACTGGTGAATGCTCTTTGCGAAGGAGTGGTTAAAGAAGCCTATGGATTACTAGAATTGATGACTCAGAGAGGTGTGGAGCCTGATGTAATCACATACAGTGCATTGATGAATGGCTACTGTTTTATTGGCGAAATGGATGCTGCCTTAAAAATATTTGATTACATGGTGTGTAAAGGGCATAACCCTTGTGTTGTGACTTACACCATGTCAATCAACGGCTATTGTAAGAATCAGATGGTAGACAAGGCTATGCAGCTTTTCCGAGAAATGCCTTGCAAGGGATTGAAGCCCGATGTTGTTACTTACAACACTCTTATAGATGGGCTGTACCGGGTACGGAGAATTGTGGCTGCACAAGAGCTCTTCAATGAGATGCAAGCTCATGGACAATGTCCAAATCTCTTCACAtacaccattttgatggatgggCTGTGTAAAAGTGAGTGTCCTGTCGAGGCAATGAAATTACTTAATGAGATGCAAATTAGAGGAATTGAACTAAATAATGAAGTTATTGGTGTCCTTATCAATGGGATGTGCGAAGCTAGGAAACTTAAATATGCGAAGGAGATTTTCAGTTGGGCCTCCACCAAGGGCTTGGGGAATAATGTTAAGACATATAACACACTAATCAATGGCCTTTGTAAAGAAGGGCTTTTGGAGGAAGCTAATGGATTATTCTTATAA